From Anopheles darlingi chromosome 2, idAnoDarlMG_H_01, whole genome shotgun sequence, the proteins below share one genomic window:
- the LOC125959280 gene encoding sodium-coupled monocarboxylate transporter 1-like, whose amino-acid sequence MYGSIEHRCSIGVELNGGNTYSTKRRLQFRSVSNLKVDSIVACDLDVTIVHREWEGFWKITAFDDRRWLTLPSTASIQLSTLRQEHNPFHHRTEKLPNIPKSPITDTMWGQNSTFFRFCNLYFRGQQQTTVVSDATANTDDAAAAASAAAANNAWNYVVFVAFVVISALIPIRKRLCRRSTNSKSKQDYVFGAGHISTLAMMLSIARGTLGVISVLGYPSEFFYRGSAMWESLYGVVSAYPIVCFVFIPVYFDLGITSVYQYLELRFNSRLVRCLASGTYILRTLLSLGVTIYTPTVALNTIIGVPYWASLLCITVISIFFNALGGLKAAVAADVIQSLSMTAMLVAILIYCSITVGGVDRIWTISSDNDRFAFFNFAADLHLRVTTTSAWLGELFNSLSLLGCQQNFVQRYLSMPTMSQIRRTLLLNIPVVIVLFSLPWFVGMAIYAIYWHCDPLKATVIEKMDQILPYFIVDRFERVPGVWGIFVGTLFNGALTLNISNINSLATVTWEDFLSLIPGWKAKSERHQLTVIKLVGTVYAVLIMGIGFVVGLLSGVIESSMLIISATSGPLLGVFVLAMFVPFANWKGAAMGMIASHLSILWIVIGRLIEANVSDALLDTSIEGCYADLMLTQKNVSSSGLLLTLEEGVDVVDASDLLTRIYSITYMYYGVFGTALTVLSGMVFSLATWSSHDEYNMKMLHPAVRWLYRRSPFNGKHFGSFEVSSGKGVSAKEIVPKH is encoded by the exons ATGTATGGAAGTA TCGAGCACCGGTGCTCCATCGGAGTGGAATTGAATGGTGGCAACACCTATAGTACGAAACGGAGGCTACAGTTTCGGAGTGTGTCTAATTTGAAAGTAGATTCCATCGTGGCCTGTGATCTTGACGTGACTATCGTGCATCGTGAATGGGAAGGATTCTGGAAGATCACAGCTTTTGATGACCGCCGGTGGTTAACTCTTCCCTCAACAGCTTCGATCCAGCTCTCGACGCTTCGCCAGGAACACAATCCGTTTCACCACCGCACCGAAAAGTTACCGAACATTCCAAAGTCCCCGATTACGGACACCATGTGGGGTCAGAATAGTACAttctttcggttttgcaaTCTGTATTTTCGT ggccagcagcagacgacggTGGTCAGCGATGCGACGGCGAATACggacgatgcagcagcagcggcgtcggcggcggcggcgaacaACGCGTGGAACTATGTGGTGTTTGTGGCCTTCGTCGTGATATCGGCACTGATACCGATACGGAAGCGACTTTGTCGCCGTAGTACGAACAGCAAGAGTAAGCAGGATTACGTGTTCGGTGCAGGACACATCTCGAcgttggcgatgatgctgtCGATTGCACGCGGGACTCTGGGCGTCATATCGGTGCTTGGTTATCCGAGTGAGTTCTTTTACCGTGGCTCGGCCATGTGGGAGTCTCTGTACGGAGTCGTCAGTGCGTATCCGATCGTGTGCTTCGTCTTCATACCGGTGTACTTCGATCTCGGCATCACCTCGGTCTATCAGTATTTGGAGCTAAG GTTCAATAGTCGATTGGTGCGCTGTCTGGCTTCGGGAACGTACATTCTAAGGACACTGCTCAGTCTGGGCGTGACGATCTATACACCGACCGTGGCGCTAAACACGATCATTGGTGTACCGTACTGGGCTTCGCTGCTGTGCATTACCGTCATCAGTATCTTCTTCAATGCCCTCGGTGGCCTAAAGGCGGCTGTAGCGGCCGACGTCATCCAAAGCCTCAGCATGACGGCTATGCTGGTCGCCATTCTGATTTACTGCAGCATCACAGTTGGAGGAGTGGACCGAATATGGACCATTAGTTCGGACAATG ATCGATTCGCCTTTTTCAACTTTGCGGCTGATCTTCATTTGCGCGTCACGACGACATCCGCTTGGTTGGGGGAATTGTTCAATTCGCTCAGTCTGCTCGGCTGTCAGCAGAACTTTGTCCAGCGCTACCTGAGCATGCCAACGATGAGCCAGATACGgcgtacgctgctgctgaacatTCCCGTCGTGATCGTGCTGTTTTCGTTGCCCTGGTTCGTCGGGATGGCCATCTACGCCATCTATTGGCATTGCGATCCACTGAAGGCGACGGTGATCGAGAAGATGGACCAAATTCTGCCCTACTTCATCGTCGATCGGTTCGAGCGAGTACCGGGCGTATGGGGAATATTTGTGGGCACGCTGTTCAACGGAGCCCTCACGCTCAACATATCCAACATCAACTCGTTGGCCACGGTGACGTGGGAGGATTTCTTGTCGCTGATACCGGGTTGGAAAGCGAAGAGTGAACGCCATCAACTGACGGTTATTAAGCTGGTCGGTACGGTGTACGCGGTGCTGATCATGGGCATCGGTTTCGTCGTGGGTTTGCTGTCGGGTGTGATCGAGTCGTCGATGTTGATCATCTCCGCAACCTCAGGCCCATTGCTGGGAGTGTTTGTGCTCGCGATGTTCGTGCCGTTCGCCAACTGGAAGGGTGCGGCCATGGGAATGATCGCGTCGCATCTTTCGATACTGTGGATCGTGATTGGACGGTTGATCGAAGCGAATGTTAGTGATGCGCTGCTGGATACGTCGATCGAAGGATGCTACGCTGATCTGATGCTGACGCAGAAGAATGTATCCAGTAGTGGACTGCTGTTGACGCTCGAGGAAGGAGTGGATGTGGTCGATGCGAGTGATTTGTTGACGCGCATCTACTCCATTACCTACATGTACTATGGTGTGTTCGGTACGGCGCTGACGGTGTTGTCGGGCATGGTGTTTAGTCTGGCCACCTGGAGTAGCCACGATGAGTACAACATGAAGATGCTGCACCCGGCCGTTCGGTGGCTGTATCGGCGTAGTCCTTTTAATGGCAAGCATTTTGGCTCGTTTGAAGTGTCGTCCGGTAAGGGCGTTTCGGCGAAGGAAATTGTGCCAAAGCATTGA
- the LOC125951868 gene encoding serine/threonine-protein kinase greatwall, translating to MALVTAESKTSEPMHGEHHTTPKKKVVLGTAEDRANGSSGDDFIFRTLENFAALGGATSPKLPTIKDFSILKPISRGAFGKVFLGYKKSDQNKLYAIKVMQKTEMINKNMVSQVITERNALALSRSPFCVTLYYSLQSLSSVYLVMEYMVGGDLKSLLAMYGFFDENTARFYAAEICLALQYLHSHGIVHRDIKPDNMLVSATGHVKLTDFGLSRIEMRRDLEISDLLNCSPNLNARTPGQLLSLTSHLSFGSHDKRIIAEAASHVAPCSAQKAARAAAGTEAVSKESVRPESSDHESDGSFGQSRLQNESKISGVSPFFSAEQNVSTVEEVKLHRAEATVLEEKYDSSSYYTCTSSEDVKDSGSYESHGIVRRVQIVPPENTEDADQKENVDETNRLEKMNPFECLMASKKLQRNYTEDSGVSSRKSDISNIPYEISAIEKVEHSANSNKEDYYGSDFSRSYSMSNLTESSHHSPIRNGTRGFKMPEYFRGIKRRRNPMNRVDSLASDVDASPVPSTGLTQEIDVLDICSDVHRSTPKKRKATSPIKGVLKVRSLSDDEMQTGDNMITIDMNVMFSTPVSSQKIRREGGQLGKLKSTRFQLPSSIEQSRKLKTYSEALLPAHFIKMPDESVMSPICTGANATGGCDSSSTAAGTRVTEEESGLTVENTPKAVKTPFRTPKSVRRAPLPSDERILGTPDYLAPELLLQQGHGPGVDWWALGVCLYEFLTGVPPFNDETPQKVFENILARNIEWPTDEESLSVEAVEAVEQLLESDQTKRPAAEQMRRMAFFASIDWSNMSSLKPPFVPNPDDPQDTGYFEARNVMQHLQLSNFEMDPY from the exons ATGGCCCTCGTAACGGCCGAAAGTAAGACAAGCGAGCCGATGCACGGCGAGCATCACACTACGCCGAAGAAGAAAGTCGTTTTGGGAACGGCGGAAGATCGTGctaacggcagcagcggcgatgATTTTATATTTCGGACGTTGGAAAACTTCGCCGCCCTGGGAGGTGCGACGAGTCCAAAG CTTCCAACCATCAAGGACTTCAGCATCCTGAAACCGATCAGCCGAGGGGCGTTCGGGAAGGTGTTTCTAGGTTATAAGAAGAGCGATCAAAACAAGCTGTACGCCATCAAGGTGATGCAGAAGACGGAAATGATCAACAAGAATATGGTGTCGCAGGTGatcacggaacggaacgcactGGCCCTTTCGAGAAGCCCCTTCTGCGTGACTCTCTATTACTCGCTGCAGAGCCTTTCGTCGGTGTACCTCGTGATGGAATATATGGTCGGTGGCGATCTGAAGTCCTTGCTGGCCATGTACGGGTTCTTCGATGAAAACACGGCGCGCTTTTATGCGGCCGAAATCTGTCTCGCTTTGCAGTACCTACACAGCCACGGGATCGTGCATCGTGACATCAAACCGGACAACATGCTTGTGTCCGCTACCGGGCACGTGAAGCTAACCGACTTCGGTCTCAGCCGCATCGAAATGCGGCGCGATCTCGAGATATCGGATCTGCTGAACTGTTCCCCTAACctgaacgcacgcacacccggCCAGCTGCTCTCGCTGACCTCCCACCTGTCCTTTGGGTCACACGATAAACGGATCATTGCCGAAGCGGCCAGCCACGTTGCACCATGTTCCGCACAAAAGGCGGCAAGAGCAGCGGCAGGCACGGAGGCAGTTTCAAAGGAGTCCGTACGGCCAGAGTCCTCGGACCACGAATCCGATGGTTCGTTCGGTCAGTCCCGACTACAAAACGAAAGTAAAATATCGGGCGTCAGTCCGTTCTTTTCGGCCGAGCAAAACGTGAGCACGGTCGAGGAGGTTAAACTACATCGGGCGGAGGCAACGGTCTTGGAAGAGAAATACGATTCATCTTCCTACTACACGTGCACCTCCAGTGAGGACGTGAAGGATAGTGGATCGTACGAATCGCACGGTATCGTGCGGCGTGTACAGATCGTTCCGCCAGAGAACACCGAGGACGCAGATCAGAAGGAGAATGTAGATGAAACGAATCGCTTGGAAAAGATGAATCCATTCGAGTGTCTCATG GCATCGAAGAAGCTGCAACGGAACTATACGGAAGATTCGGGAGTTTCCAGCAGAAAGAGCGACATTTCCAACATCCCGTATGAGATTTCAGCGATCGAGAAGGTAGAACATTCGGCGAACAGCAACAAGGAAGACTATTATGGATCGGATTTCTCCAGAAG CTATAGCATGAGCAATTTGACTGAATCATCGCATCATTCGCCAATACGGAACGGTACACGAGGCTTCAAAATGCCCGAATACTTTCG AGGCATCAAACGTCGAAGGAATCCGATGAATCGAGTGGATTCCCTGGCATCGGATGTCGATGCCAGCCCGGTTCCAAGCACCGGGCTAACGCAGGAAATCGATGTGCTGGACATCTGCAGTGATGTACATCGGAGTACACCGAAGAAACGGAAGGCCACCTCACCGATCAAGGGTGTGCTGAAGGTACGCTCGCTGTCGGACGATGAAATGCAGACGGGCGATAACATGATCACGATCGATATGAACGTTATGTTCTCCACACCCGTGTCGTCGCAAAAGATTCGCCGTGAAGGCGGTCAGCTGGGCAAGCTTAAGAGCACCCGTTTCCAGCTTCCGTCCTCGATTGAGCAATCGCGCAAGTTGAAGACTTACAGCGAGGCGTTGCTTCCGGCACACTTCATTAAAATGCCTGACGAGTCCGTCATGTCGCCGATCTGCACCGGCGCCAATGCTACCGGTGGCTGTGATAGTAGTTCAACTGCAGCGGGAACACGCGTGACGGAAGAGGAGAGCGGACTGACGGTTGAGAACACCCCGAAGGCAGTAAAAACACCATTCCGGACGCCGAAATCCGTTCGTCGAGCACCGTTGCCCTCGGATGAGCGTATACTCGGTACTCCCGATTATCTAGCACCGGAgttactgctgcagcagggtCACGGACCGGGCGTTGATTGGTGGGCGCTCGGTGTCTGTCTGTACGAGTTCCTCACCGGTGTACCACCGTTCAATGACGAGACGCCTCAGAAAGTGTTTGAAAACATTCTCGCACGCAACATCGAGTGGCCAACGGACGAGGAGTCGCTGTCGGTGGAAGCAGTCGAAGCGGTGGAGCAGCTGCTCGAGAGCGATCAAACCAAACGGCCCGCCGCCGAACAGATGCGCCGGATGGCATTTTTTGCGTCGATCGATTGGTCAAACATGAGCTCGTTGAAGCCACCATTCGTCCCGAATCCGGATGATCCACAGGATACCGGGTACTTTGAGGCGCGCAATGTAATGCAGCATTTACAGCTGTCGAACTTTGAGATGGATCCCTACTGA
- the LOC125951891 gene encoding uncharacterized protein LOC125951891, whose amino-acid sequence MGPLKQMTHCGSISALFAVLIVLFGVSSSALTTFGKSNTGNQQAPPTPPPVVAKSCSGHGDCGTIQNTSCVLDPIDDRMRCLCGDFKAPVNGLCTAKYKGLRHLCMESAQCDYGMMCAIENTTKTTTTLVMSKTFPISNMLNGNGNSSYKVCLCDEEADFFENKHERHCSGTVVTVISGALIPLVLLLLGTTIANQPANHWSSSI is encoded by the exons ATGGGACCGTTAAAGCAAATGACACACTGTGGAAGCATAAGTGCACTGTTTGCCGTGCTGATAGTGCTGTTTGGCGTCAGCTCGTCGGCGCTGACCACCTTCGGGAAGTCCAACACGGGAAATCAACAGGCAccaccgacgccaccaccgg TGGTAGCGAAAAGCTGTAGCGGCCATGGGGACTGCGGTACGATACAGAACACGAGCTGCGTCCTCGATCCAATCGATGATCGCATGCGGTGCCTGTGTGGGGACTTTAAGGCTCCGGTGAATGGATTGTGCACGGCCAAGTATAAAG GACTACGTCACTTGTGTATGGAATCGGCCCAGTGTGATTACGGTATGATGTGCGCCATCGAGAACACTACCAAAACGACGACCACGCTGGTGATGAGCAAAACGTTCCCCATCAGCAACATGCTGAACGGGaatggcaacagcagctacaagGTGTGTCTGTGCGACGAGGAAGCGGACTTTTTCGAGAACAAACACGAGCGCCATTGTAGTGGCACGGTGGTGACAGTCATTTCGGGTGCGCTGATACcgctggttctgctgctgctcggtacaACCATCGCTAATCAGCCGGCCAACCACTGGAGCTCCTCGATATAA